The genomic DNA aaataatataacatctccaataatgaaataaactaGACCTGAAAGAACAGGACTAGCACCAATCCAAAGAGAACATATTTCTGCCATAGCAGTAATAATCCCACCAAGAGCTTGTCCACTTGACATAgctgttatatattttgaagaaaaacgtCCAACAATACCCATTAAACTTCCTCCAAAAATTGCACTTGCagctataaatacatatttaattttatcattttatcaagttttattattcaataataatattcaattatcaagtttaattattcaataatattttaaattcaaaatatatatataccatttaCACATGCTACTGTGGTCAAAGtaactattaaaaaagttccctgccctaaaaataaaatttatattttactttattttaaaatacctaattttatatcaaatattttttgttttgaaaactTACATTtatctgtatttattttaacaaatattgttgttaaaataaaaaataataatattgtgcaTTGAGAGCCCACCATTCTTATTCTTAAAGAAAttctgttattttaatatttcttatgtagtttaaaatttctttttaaactattattatagttattactattattatattttaaactatttatttatatatattattatattattaattcttttttattccataattaatattatagaatttacttaccttttgttaataaatgcatttataattaaaaaaaatgtatttggtACTGCACTTGCTACACTTAAATATGATGTAAAACTAGCTTGAAGATCAgttcttttttccaaattttgtaCATgagtataattaatacttttagaagaattttcatgtatttctcgaaatttataCATCCAATAATCATCAGCTGTGATGAAAAAACTCCAAggaattaatgtatttataccAAGAACATAAAAAACAATGTATGCAagattatatctaaaaaaaaaagaaaataatttttaaaattatatacatttaaaataaaattgtaataaacacatatacacatacgcgcgcgcgcacacacgtacgcacatatgtatatataagatatattcataataatgcATAAAAGTTATTACTTGTCATAAGGTTCATATTGCTTAAAAAATGGTTTTTCATctggaatagaaatatttggatCATCAGCTTCAGTTTCTAAATCATCTTCAAATTCACTATCTGATGCACTTCCTAATAAAGGTCTTCTATTGATAGAATATGACATACTGaagctaaataaaaaaattaattgttatataaagaatataaaaaaatttgttataaaattgcattttcaataattataaagttaattgaacattatatatatttatattttgtacttacaatatgttatatacaaagttgtcacaaatttttctcttgataattcatttaaaatatatgatatttatttatattttgttgtgtaatacatataaaaacttttgaaaaaccTTCGAAAACCATGTTTAGTGAACCATGTCCATCAAATGATTGATAGTATTTTCAGTAccttattgttttaaaatctcgaaacattatgtatatatatatacatacatatcatTTTCGACCACCTGTGACTAAACACAGATATAACTAAATACCATAgtattaatcttaatattgtattaatctcaatatttttcttttcattacatatttacatcaataaaaacaaaaacagcTGATGCAGTATATAAAGTATTGATACT from Apis mellifera strain DH4 linkage group LG4, Amel_HAv3.1, whole genome shotgun sequence includes the following:
- the LOC552653 gene encoding equilibrative nucleoside transporter 3 isoform X2, which encodes MSYSINRRPLLGSASDSEFEDDLETEADDPNISIPDEKPFFKQYEPYDKYNLAYIVFYVLGINTLIPWSFFITADDYWMYKFREIHENSSKSINYTHVQNLEKRTDLQASFTSYLSVASAVPNTFFLIINAFINKRIRMVGSQCTILLFFILTTIFVKINTDKWQGTFLIVTLTTVACVNAASAIFGGSLMGIVGRFSSKYITAMSSGQALGGIITAMAEICSLWIGASPVLSGLVYFIIGDVILFLSLIAYIVLEKATFFKHHMIEKLPENVEADFSITGEVTFPHSTTVSYKRIIKRIWHYGISVLLVFFISLSVYPALTVLIESQYKGKGYIWNDIYFVPVVTYLIFSCGDYTGRILSGIFQWPKNKPWQVVILSLIRIAFIPAFLFCNAQPRHHLSVYIHNDIYYILITIAFAISNGYLCNLTLILTPTVVDSQEKEIASAMMGAFLGIGLISGSAFSLFMVKAI
- the LOC552653 gene encoding equilibrative nucleoside transporter 3 isoform X1, whose translation is MSYSINRRPLLGSASDSEFEDDLETEADDPNISIPDEKPFFKQYEPYDKYNLAYIVFYVLGINTLIPWSFFITADDYWMYKFREIHENSSKSINYTHVQNLEKRTDLQASFTSYLSVASAVPNTFFLIINAFINKRISLRIRMVGSQCTILLFFILTTIFVKINTDKWQGTFLIVTLTTVACVNAASAIFGGSLMGIVGRFSSKYITAMSSGQALGGIITAMAEICSLWIGASPVLSGLVYFIIGDVILFLSLIAYIVLEKATFFKHHMIEKLPENVEADFSITGEVTFPHSTTVSYKRIIKRIWHYGISVLLVFFISLSVYPALTVLIESQYKGKGYIWNDIYFVPVVTYLIFSCGDYTGRILSGIFQWPKNKPWQVVILSLIRIAFIPAFLFCNAQPRHHLSVYIHNDIYYILITIAFAISNGYLCNLTLILTPTVVDSQEKEIASAMMGAFLGIGLISGSAFSLFMVKAI